In Variovorax paradoxus, a single genomic region encodes these proteins:
- a CDS encoding MBL fold metallo-hydrolase — protein MTANVSFASASDTREQKPRLRELAPGAYGYISDFDPNCGFVVGDDQVVLIDTRPTPRMARDFLAAIRTVTDKPIKTIVLTHYHAVRVMGASAFGEVEQIIASNGTLDWIRTRGQADFDSEVGRFPRLFAGVEEIPGLTFPTTSFQGEMSLWLGPRPGTGRELRLMALGRGHSSGDTVAWLPDCGVLFSGDVVENHCGVYAGDAYIGDWAGTLDAVRALNPRVLVPGRGAVLQDEAACAEAIGLTKAFLSTLLDSVKAGIAAGDTLKGCFARAEAAMTPRFGNWPVFQHVLPFDVSRAYDELRGIEHPVVWTAERDRELWQVLRGE, from the coding sequence ATGACCGCCAACGTTTCTTTCGCTTCCGCCTCGGACACCCGCGAGCAGAAGCCCCGGCTGCGCGAGCTCGCGCCCGGTGCCTACGGCTACATCAGCGACTTCGACCCCAACTGCGGCTTCGTGGTCGGCGACGACCAGGTGGTGCTGATCGACACGCGCCCCACGCCGCGCATGGCGCGCGACTTTCTCGCGGCCATCCGCACGGTGACCGACAAGCCGATCAAGACCATCGTGCTCACCCACTACCACGCGGTGCGCGTGATGGGCGCGAGCGCCTTCGGCGAGGTGGAGCAGATCATCGCGAGCAACGGCACGCTCGACTGGATCCGCACGCGCGGCCAGGCCGACTTCGATTCGGAAGTGGGCCGCTTCCCGCGCCTGTTCGCAGGCGTGGAAGAGATCCCGGGCCTGACCTTCCCGACGACGAGCTTCCAGGGCGAGATGAGCCTGTGGCTCGGCCCCCGCCCCGGCACCGGCCGCGAGCTGCGGCTGATGGCGCTGGGCCGCGGCCATTCGAGCGGCGACACCGTCGCCTGGCTGCCCGACTGCGGCGTGCTGTTCTCGGGCGACGTGGTCGAGAACCACTGCGGCGTGTACGCGGGCGACGCCTACATCGGCGACTGGGCCGGCACGCTCGACGCGGTGCGCGCGCTGAACCCGCGCGTGCTGGTGCCGGGCCGTGGCGCGGTGCTGCAGGACGAAGCCGCCTGCGCCGAGGCGATCGGACTGACCAAGGCATTCCTCTCGACGCTGCTGGACAGCGTGAAGGCCGGCATCGCCGCGGGCGACACGCTCAAGGGCTGCTTCGCGCGCGCCGAGGCGGCCATGACGCCGCGCTTCGGCAACTGGCCCGTGTTCCAGCACGTGCTGCCCTTCGACGTGTCGCGCGCCTATGACGAGCTGCGCGGCATCGAGCACCCGGTGGTGTGGACCGCCGAGCGCGACCGCGAGCTCTGGCAGGTGCTGCGCGGCGAATGA
- a CDS encoding Bug family tripartite tricarboxylate transporter substrate binding protein: MKRFLPLLAAALALATTLASAQPAAYPSQPIKWIVPYAAGGGTDNLARSLAEAMQPSLGQPLIIDNRPGASTNIGVSVMMQAKPDGYTVMQAENAALLFNEHMFVKLPYKPATDFTYIGTIGRFPVALVVHPDFPAKNVAEFVRYVKANPEKVSYASPGNGSPHHMAMELFKQKAGLSIVHVPYKGAAPAMSDVMGGQVPVMMLDLASGLSIIKSGKVRVLAIALPQRANALPEVPTFVEAGFPDVNAYAFHGLIGPAGMPPEAVARLNAELHKAMKAPKVVKLFADFGFEALPGTPQDFYKLSRAESERWGNIIKTAGVKLD; the protein is encoded by the coding sequence ATGAAACGCTTCCTTCCCCTGCTGGCCGCGGCCCTCGCGCTGGCCACCACCCTCGCATCGGCGCAGCCGGCGGCCTACCCGAGCCAGCCCATCAAGTGGATCGTGCCGTACGCGGCCGGCGGCGGCACCGACAACCTCGCGCGCTCGCTGGCCGAGGCGATGCAGCCTTCGCTGGGGCAGCCGCTGATCATCGACAACCGGCCGGGCGCGTCGACCAACATCGGCGTGTCGGTGATGATGCAGGCCAAGCCCGACGGCTACACGGTCATGCAGGCCGAGAACGCGGCGCTGCTGTTCAACGAGCACATGTTCGTGAAGCTGCCCTACAAGCCCGCGACCGACTTCACCTACATCGGCACCATCGGCCGCTTCCCGGTGGCGCTGGTGGTGCACCCCGACTTTCCCGCGAAGAACGTGGCGGAGTTCGTGCGCTACGTGAAGGCCAACCCCGAGAAGGTCAGCTATGCGTCGCCGGGCAACGGCTCGCCGCACCACATGGCGATGGAGCTGTTCAAGCAGAAGGCCGGCCTGAGCATCGTGCACGTGCCGTACAAGGGCGCCGCGCCCGCCATGTCCGACGTGATGGGCGGCCAGGTGCCGGTGATGATGCTGGACCTGGCCTCGGGCCTGTCGATCATCAAGTCGGGCAAGGTGCGGGTGCTGGCCATCGCGCTGCCGCAGCGCGCCAATGCGCTGCCCGAGGTGCCGACCTTCGTCGAGGCCGGCTTCCCCGATGTCAACGCCTACGCCTTCCACGGCCTGATCGGCCCGGCCGGCATGCCGCCGGAAGCGGTCGCGCGGCTGAACGCCGAACTGCACAAGGCGATGAAGGCGCCGAAGGTGGTGAAGCTGTTCGCGGACTTCGGCTTCGAGGCGCTGCCGGGCACGCCGCAGGACTTCTACAAGCTCTCGCGCGCCGAGAGCGAGCGCTGGGGCAACATCATCAAGACAGCCGGCGTGAAACTCGACTGA
- a CDS encoding AzlD domain-containing protein produces MSGTTDLWTLGVIVGLALVTVLTRCFFFILDRPWGLPEWAHRALHYAPAAALAGVIAPEIVMTQGHLIGTLHDARLYAAVVGAAYYYWRRGVLGTMLAGMAVYLPLHLGLGW; encoded by the coding sequence ATGAGCGGCACCACCGACCTGTGGACCCTGGGCGTGATCGTCGGGCTGGCGCTCGTCACCGTGCTGACGCGCTGCTTCTTCTTCATCCTCGACCGCCCCTGGGGCCTGCCCGAGTGGGCGCACCGCGCGCTGCACTACGCGCCGGCCGCCGCGCTCGCGGGCGTGATCGCGCCCGAGATCGTCATGACGCAGGGCCACCTCATCGGCACGCTGCACGACGCCCGCCTGTATGCGGCGGTCGTCGGCGCGGCCTACTACTACTGGCGGCGCGGCGTGCTCGGCACCATGCTTGCCGGCATGGCGGTTTACCTGCCGCTGCACCTGGGCCTCGGCTGGTAG
- a CDS encoding AzlC family ABC transporter permease has translation MFLSTAIRSRPEFRAGVRDMSSVALGIGAWGLMTGVAMVKSDMSVIEAVAMTLLVYAGSSQLAAIPLLAAGAPAWVILATGFCVNLRFVVFSLHLRPYLMHMPRWRRMLHGYLTADMSYALFTKKYQKPPLTIAEQQSQEAYLTGNYFVTWCAWMGMSMLGVALANFIPQSWGLGFAGVLSLVAIVCSMATTRLRVLAALIAGATAVAAYALPLKLNIVVAIGVAVLLCFWLEKQFGLDPTAEDDK, from the coding sequence ATGTTCCTGTCGACCGCCATCCGTTCGCGGCCCGAGTTCCGGGCCGGCGTGCGCGACATGTCTTCCGTGGCGCTGGGCATCGGCGCCTGGGGCCTCATGACCGGCGTGGCCATGGTCAAGTCGGACATGAGCGTGATCGAGGCCGTCGCGATGACCCTGCTGGTCTACGCGGGCAGCTCGCAGCTGGCGGCCATTCCGCTGCTGGCGGCGGGCGCGCCGGCCTGGGTGATCCTGGCCACCGGCTTCTGCGTGAACCTGCGCTTCGTCGTGTTCAGCCTGCACCTGCGCCCCTACCTCATGCACATGCCGCGCTGGCGCCGCATGCTGCACGGCTATCTCACGGCCGACATGAGCTATGCGCTCTTCACCAAGAAATACCAGAAGCCGCCGCTCACCATTGCCGAGCAGCAGTCGCAGGAGGCCTACCTCACCGGCAATTACTTCGTGACCTGGTGCGCCTGGATGGGCATGAGCATGCTGGGCGTCGCGCTCGCCAATTTCATTCCGCAGAGCTGGGGGCTGGGCTTCGCGGGCGTGCTGAGCCTGGTGGCCATCGTGTGCTCGATGGCGACGACGCGGCTTCGCGTGCTGGCCGCGCTGATCGCCGGCGCCACCGCCGTGGCCGCCTACGCGCTGCCGCTGAAGCTCAACATCGTGGTCGCCATCGGCGTCGCGGTGCTGCTGTGCTTCTGGCTCGAAAAGCAGTTCGGGCTCGACCCCACCGCGGAGGACGACAAGTGA
- the fmt gene encoding methionyl-tRNA formyltransferase, whose product MSRLRVVFAGTPEFARVALEAIAAAGHEIVLVMSQPDRPAGRGMKLQASPVKQCAVSNGWPVAQPRSLRLDGKYPDEASAARDTLLAAKPDVMVVAAYGLILPQWVLDLPAHGCLNIHASLLPRWRGAAPIHRAIEAGDTQTGITIMQMDAGLDTGDMLLRESLDIGDDSTACLHDRLAELGGRMIVEALANIGGLVRTPQPAEGITYAHKVEKHEALIDWTLPADAIVRRIRAFDPFPGANSPLDGETIKLWAAHAAPAAGASATPGTILAVTDAGVAVAASGSTVTITELQRAGGKRLPVADFLRGFDLKPGQVFG is encoded by the coding sequence TTGAGCCGCCTGCGCGTCGTTTTCGCGGGCACGCCCGAGTTCGCTCGCGTCGCCCTGGAGGCCATTGCCGCCGCCGGCCATGAGATCGTGCTGGTGATGAGCCAGCCCGACCGCCCCGCCGGCCGCGGCATGAAGCTGCAGGCTTCCCCCGTCAAGCAGTGCGCCGTGTCCAATGGCTGGCCGGTGGCCCAGCCGCGCAGCCTGCGCCTGGACGGCAAGTACCCGGACGAAGCCTCGGCCGCGCGCGACACCCTGCTGGCCGCGAAGCCCGACGTGATGGTCGTCGCCGCCTACGGCCTGATCCTGCCGCAGTGGGTGCTCGACCTGCCGGCGCACGGCTGCCTCAACATCCACGCGAGCCTGCTGCCGCGCTGGCGCGGCGCCGCGCCGATCCACCGCGCCATCGAGGCGGGCGACACGCAGACCGGCATCACCATCATGCAGATGGACGCGGGCCTGGACACCGGCGACATGCTGCTGCGCGAGTCGCTGGACATCGGCGACGACAGCACCGCGTGCCTGCACGACCGCCTGGCCGAGCTGGGCGGGCGCATGATCGTCGAGGCCTTGGCGAACATCGGCGGCCTCGTCCGCACGCCCCAGCCCGCCGAAGGCATCACCTACGCCCACAAGGTCGAGAAGCACGAAGCGCTGATCGACTGGACCCTGCCGGCCGACGCCATCGTGCGGCGCATCCGCGCCTTCGACCCGTTCCCCGGCGCCAACAGCCCGCTCGACGGCGAGACCATCAAGCTCTGGGCCGCCCACGCGGCACCGGCCGCCGGGGCCTCGGCCACGCCGGGCACGATCCTGGCCGTCACCGACGCCGGCGTGGCCGTGGCGGCTTCCGGCTCGACAGTCACCATCACCGAACTCCAGCGCGCGGGCGGAAAGCGCCTGCCCGTGGCCGATTTCCTGCGCGGCTTCGACCTGAAGCCCGGGCAGGTGTTCGGCTGA
- the def gene encoding peptide deformylase, with translation MAKRIILSYPDKRLHTVAKPVQGVDARIKALVADMLETMYDANGIGLAATQVDVHERLVVIDVSEERNEPIVLINPEITWASDEKVLNEEGCLSVPGIYDGVMRSTSVKVQALDENGESRSIEADGLLAVCIQHELDHLLGKVFVEYLSPLKRNRIKSKLLKQQREELRERA, from the coding sequence ATGGCCAAACGAATCATTCTGAGTTACCCGGACAAGCGCCTGCACACGGTGGCCAAGCCGGTGCAGGGCGTCGACGCGCGCATCAAGGCGCTGGTGGCCGACATGCTGGAAACAATGTACGACGCCAACGGCATCGGCCTGGCAGCAACCCAGGTCGACGTGCATGAGCGCCTCGTCGTCATCGACGTGTCCGAGGAACGCAACGAGCCGATCGTGCTCATCAACCCCGAAATCACCTGGGCCAGCGACGAGAAGGTGCTGAACGAAGAGGGCTGCCTCTCGGTGCCCGGCATCTACGACGGCGTGATGCGCTCGACCTCGGTCAAGGTGCAGGCGCTCGACGAGAACGGCGAGAGCCGCAGCATCGAGGCCGACGGCCTGCTGGCCGTGTGCATCCAGCACGAACTCGACCACCTGCTGGGCAAGGTGTTCGTCGAATACCTCTCCCCCCTGAAGCGCAACCGCATCAAGAGCAAGCTGCTCAAGCAGCAGCGCGAAGAACTGCGGGAACGGGCCTGA
- a CDS encoding LysM peptidoglycan-binding domain-containing protein yields the protein MKKLRSAERQRPPFLATLTALAVLGSCGATTAWAQNYPVTPQQRATAQQTAQTGVPLSELAPNAPDEYTIKPGDTLWAISRLYLLRPWRWPELWGMNINEIANPHRIYPGQVLYLDKTGGRARLTTTRRGGFSGDGGTIKLSPRTRFDSLAGMALPTLNPSIIEPFLSEPIVVDADTLDSAPRIVAGNDNRVLLSRGDRAYARGNANSPLLEAPGPVQSFRVFRSATPLKDPGTGEILGYEAQYLGKARLQRGESTTVETVEDKDVITVVPATVDIIASREEIRAGDRLLPEPPRQLLSYVPRAPSTQVEGRIISVYGNAVQFAAQNQVVAINKGTRDGIDNGHVLAILKNGETILDRTGARKETIKLPNERIGLLMVFRTFEKVSYALVLEINDTPRAGDFLVNP from the coding sequence ATGAAAAAGCTCAGATCAGCTGAACGCCAGCGCCCCCCCTTTCTTGCCACGCTCACCGCCCTGGCGGTGCTTGGCAGTTGCGGCGCCACGACGGCCTGGGCCCAGAACTACCCGGTCACGCCGCAGCAGCGCGCCACCGCCCAGCAGACCGCCCAGACCGGCGTGCCGCTGAGCGAACTGGCGCCCAACGCGCCCGACGAATACACCATCAAGCCCGGCGACACCCTCTGGGCCATCTCCCGCCTGTACCTGCTGCGCCCCTGGCGCTGGCCGGAACTGTGGGGCATGAACATCAACGAGATCGCGAACCCGCACCGCATCTACCCCGGCCAGGTGCTCTACCTGGACAAGACCGGCGGTCGCGCCCGCCTCACGACCACCCGCCGCGGCGGCTTCAGCGGCGACGGCGGCACCATCAAGCTGTCGCCGCGCACCCGCTTCGACTCGCTGGCCGGCATGGCGCTGCCCACGCTCAACCCGAGCATCATCGAGCCCTTCCTGAGCGAGCCGATCGTGGTCGACGCCGACACGCTCGACAGCGCGCCGCGCATCGTGGCCGGCAACGACAACCGGGTTCTGCTGTCGCGCGGCGACCGCGCCTATGCGCGCGGCAACGCCAATTCGCCGCTGCTCGAGGCCCCCGGGCCGGTGCAGAGTTTCCGCGTGTTCCGCAGCGCCACCCCGCTGAAAGACCCGGGCACGGGCGAAATCCTCGGCTACGAGGCGCAGTACCTGGGCAAGGCCCGGCTGCAGCGCGGCGAGTCGACCACGGTCGAGACGGTCGAGGACAAGGACGTCATCACGGTCGTGCCCGCCACCGTCGACATCATCGCGTCGCGCGAGGAAATCCGCGCCGGCGACCGCCTGCTGCCCGAGCCGCCGCGCCAGCTGCTGAGCTACGTGCCGCGCGCGCCCTCGACGCAGGTCGAAGGCCGCATCATCTCGGTCTACGGCAACGCGGTGCAGTTCGCGGCGCAGAACCAGGTGGTGGCCATCAACAAGGGCACGCGCGACGGCATCGACAACGGCCACGTGCTGGCCATCCTGAAGAACGGCGAGACCATCCTCGACCGCACGGGCGCCCGCAAGGAAACCATCAAGCTGCCCAACGAACGCATCGGCCTGCTGATGGTGTTCCGCACTTTCGAGAAAGTGTCCTACGCGCTGGTGCTCGAAATCAACGACACTCCGCGCGCCGGCGACTTCCTCGTCAATCCCTGA
- the dprA gene encoding DNA-processing protein DprA, which produces MERAELAGWLRLSLTPGIGDGTARRLLAAFGLPERVFAQPAHALREVVSLAQAEALQQPPANLQAQIDLTWQWLHNTDNGNWRRLVTLGDAGYPASLLEMADPPPMLYVLGAADYDLTQLGHSIAVVGSRNPTPQGATNARSFARALGEAGLPVVSGLALGVDGAAHQGALDAADAAGDEPRLATVAVVGTGLDRVYPARHRDLAHRITLQGLIVSELPLGTPPLTQNFPKRNRLIAGLARGTLVVEAALQSGSLITARLTSEQGKEVFAIPGSIHSPQSRGCHALIRQGAKLVESVNDILEELPPLQLAGGASSASQRKSGNGNGSHTAADAETQAPSAEAPLLEALGFDPVSLDALSARTGWSAAALQAKLLSLELDGHVSRLPGGLFQRSAVS; this is translated from the coding sequence TTGGAACGCGCAGAACTCGCAGGCTGGCTGCGACTTTCACTGACGCCGGGCATCGGTGATGGCACCGCTCGCCGGCTCCTTGCGGCGTTCGGGTTGCCCGAACGCGTCTTCGCGCAGCCGGCGCATGCGCTGCGCGAAGTGGTGTCGCTCGCGCAGGCCGAAGCGCTGCAGCAGCCGCCCGCCAACCTCCAGGCCCAGATCGATTTGACCTGGCAATGGCTGCACAACACCGACAACGGCAACTGGCGCCGGCTGGTCACGCTCGGCGATGCCGGCTACCCGGCCTCGCTGCTCGAAATGGCCGACCCGCCGCCGATGCTCTACGTGCTCGGCGCCGCCGACTACGACCTGACGCAGTTGGGCCACAGCATCGCGGTGGTGGGCAGCCGCAACCCGACGCCGCAGGGCGCCACCAATGCACGCAGCTTCGCGCGGGCGCTCGGCGAAGCCGGCCTGCCGGTGGTGTCGGGGCTGGCGCTGGGCGTGGACGGCGCGGCGCACCAAGGCGCGCTCGACGCGGCCGACGCAGCTGGCGACGAGCCCCGCTTGGCCACGGTCGCCGTGGTCGGCACCGGGCTCGACCGCGTCTACCCGGCGCGGCACCGCGACCTGGCGCACCGCATCACGCTGCAGGGCCTGATCGTGAGCGAGCTGCCGCTGGGCACCCCGCCGCTCACGCAGAATTTTCCGAAGCGCAACCGGCTGATCGCCGGGCTGGCGCGCGGCACGCTGGTGGTCGAGGCGGCGCTGCAGTCGGGCTCGCTGATCACCGCGCGGCTCACTTCGGAGCAAGGCAAGGAAGTGTTCGCGATACCGGGCTCGATCCATTCGCCGCAATCGCGCGGCTGCCACGCGCTGATCCGGCAGGGCGCCAAGCTCGTGGAGTCGGTGAACGACATCCTCGAAGAGCTGCCGCCGCTGCAACTCGCGGGCGGCGCGTCGTCCGCATCGCAGCGCAAGAGCGGCAATGGCAACGGCAGCCACACTGCCGCCGACGCTGAAACGCAGGCACCGTCGGCCGAGGCCCCGTTGCTCGAGGCCCTGGGCTTCGACCCGGTCAGCCTCGATGCGCTGAGCGCCCGTACCGGCTGGAGCGCGGCGGCGCTGCAGGCCAAGCTGCTATCGCTCGAACTCGACGGCCATGTCTCGCGCCTGCCCGGCGGACTCTTCCAGCGATCGGCCGTCAGCTAG
- a CDS encoding DUF494 family protein codes for MFEVLVFVYENYWRGDACPEPEQLGRKLSAHGFEAEEIREALHWLDGLSLATQGMQIEHHADDAASATVTLGGAPEAALPQSDDAMRVYSQAEQDHLGAECLGFIRFLESSNVLPCGLREIVVERAMAAPGDPVAIDELKIIVLMVHWSTGIEPDALVLDELCESREGRTAH; via the coding sequence ATGTTCGAAGTACTTGTTTTTGTCTACGAGAACTACTGGCGCGGCGATGCATGCCCCGAACCCGAACAGCTGGGCCGCAAGCTCAGTGCGCACGGCTTCGAGGCAGAAGAGATCCGCGAAGCCCTTCACTGGCTCGACGGCCTGAGCCTTGCAACGCAAGGCATGCAGATCGAGCACCACGCCGACGACGCGGCCTCGGCCACCGTCACGCTGGGTGGTGCACCCGAAGCAGCCCTGCCCCAATCCGACGACGCCATGCGCGTCTATTCCCAGGCCGAGCAGGACCACCTCGGTGCCGAGTGCCTGGGCTTCATCCGCTTTCTCGAATCGTCGAACGTGCTGCCTTGCGGGCTGCGCGAGATCGTGGTCGAGCGGGCGATGGCGGCGCCGGGCGATCCGGTCGCGATCGACGAGTTGAAGATCATCGTGCTGATGGTCCACTGGAGCACCGGCATCGAGCCCGATGCGCTGGTGCTCGACGAACTCTGCGAGAGCCGCGAGGGGCGCACGGCCCACTGA
- a CDS encoding DUF1631 family protein, translating to MSIARSASSLQLARETRERFVTATEGAIVPLARAIRDRLTTLASEAGNARAMQEHRDDFVAFQGQGTRWVSLAQTGWRKALASSGGGAAATSSALRLELIGDEEVESNILSSRLAQVIHDKASFELSDLRLRIQHLEGTTELDARDVLRPETLAKLLVEQWLGAGLSRGMWTRVQDTVHQALVDVIVKAYKDANVFLVANGVMQEIDLKSFVRRTGSGGGGPGGTATSGGPMARDSSMSGGPHSAQRPGFGFEGSVPSAAAPPATTGGSPLMIARQRAQTALLSLKRFVTARIGGDTGGGGAGHYQAANPDGRATDVGAGGGGGVGGGPTVPRVFSRTFAGAIADAEVAYRMAATQYMDAPGEQATLMQQTAVDLRKRTAELKKRAPTTADKATVEIVALMFQAILAEERIPFSARVWFARLQMPVLRVAIAEPEFFGTLQHPARMLIDRMGSCVMGFDAAAITGSALEGEIRRVVQVIEQYPETGQRVFKLVFDEFVAFLNRYLTQSDTTQRVMSVAQQVEQKETMAIQYTIELRKMLNDMPVRDEIREFLFKIWAEVLAIAALRYGAQGEQTVMLKRVASELVWAASAKPNRTDRARVIQDLPQLLQRLRQGMALLGIVDEPQEAHIKIIGATLSDAFMSKTEAIPQAKIEAMAERLTHLEDFVTDVGGASDLPLDAHSIELLLGVDAASIEVIPDAAGAKVAEDMLAWAHELQVGNWFMLDHNDRVSQVQFVWRSDRKQLHLFASADGRSFLIQAGRLAMYLQAGLLVPAEEETLTVRATREALAKLDANPERLLN from the coding sequence ATGAGCATTGCGCGGTCCGCTTCTTCCCTGCAGCTCGCTCGCGAGACGCGTGAGCGTTTCGTGACGGCCACGGAAGGCGCGATCGTGCCGCTGGCCCGCGCGATCCGCGACCGGCTGACCACGCTGGCCTCCGAAGCCGGCAACGCCCGCGCCATGCAGGAGCACCGCGACGACTTCGTGGCGTTCCAGGGGCAGGGCACCCGCTGGGTGTCGCTTGCGCAGACCGGCTGGCGCAAGGCGCTGGCATCTTCCGGCGGCGGCGCGGCGGCCACGTCCTCGGCGCTGCGCCTGGAGCTCATCGGCGACGAGGAGGTCGAGAGCAACATCCTCTCGTCGCGCCTGGCGCAAGTGATCCACGACAAGGCCAGCTTCGAGCTGAGCGACCTGCGCCTTCGCATCCAGCACCTCGAAGGCACCACCGAGCTCGACGCCCGCGACGTGCTCAGACCCGAGACGCTGGCCAAGCTGCTGGTCGAGCAATGGCTCGGCGCGGGTCTGAGCCGCGGCATGTGGACCCGGGTGCAGGACACCGTGCACCAGGCGCTGGTCGACGTGATCGTCAAGGCCTACAAGGACGCCAACGTGTTCCTGGTCGCCAACGGCGTGATGCAGGAGATCGATCTGAAGAGCTTCGTGCGGCGCACGGGCAGCGGCGGCGGCGGTCCTGGCGGCACGGCCACGTCGGGCGGCCCGATGGCCCGCGACAGCAGCATGTCCGGCGGCCCCCACAGCGCCCAGCGGCCCGGATTCGGGTTCGAAGGGTCGGTGCCCTCGGCCGCGGCGCCGCCGGCGACCACCGGCGGCTCGCCGCTCATGATCGCGCGGCAGCGCGCGCAAACCGCGCTGCTCAGCCTCAAGCGCTTCGTGACCGCGCGCATCGGCGGCGACACGGGCGGCGGCGGCGCGGGGCACTACCAGGCGGCGAACCCGGACGGGCGCGCCACCGATGTCGGCGCAGGTGGCGGTGGCGGCGTGGGCGGCGGCCCGACGGTTCCGCGCGTGTTCTCGCGCACCTTCGCCGGTGCCATCGCCGATGCCGAAGTCGCCTACCGCATGGCCGCCACCCAGTACATGGACGCGCCCGGCGAGCAGGCCACGCTGATGCAGCAGACCGCCGTCGACCTGCGCAAGCGCACCGCCGAACTGAAAAAGCGTGCACCGACCACCGCCGACAAGGCCACGGTCGAGATCGTCGCGCTGATGTTCCAGGCCATCCTGGCCGAGGAGCGCATTCCTTTTTCGGCACGCGTGTGGTTCGCGCGCCTGCAGATGCCGGTGCTGCGCGTGGCCATCGCCGAGCCCGAGTTCTTCGGCACCCTGCAGCACCCCGCGCGCATGCTGATCGACCGCATGGGCTCGTGCGTGATGGGCTTCGACGCCGCGGCCATCACCGGTAGCGCGCTCGAAGGCGAGATCCGCCGCGTGGTGCAGGTCATCGAGCAGTACCCCGAAACCGGCCAGCGCGTGTTCAAGCTGGTGTTCGACGAATTCGTCGCCTTCCTCAACCGCTACCTGACGCAGAGCGACACCACGCAGCGCGTGATGAGCGTGGCGCAGCAGGTCGAGCAGAAGGAAACGATGGCGATCCAGTACACCATCGAGTTGCGCAAGATGTTGAACGACATGCCGGTGCGCGACGAGATCCGGGAGTTTCTCTTCAAGATCTGGGCCGAGGTGCTGGCCATTGCCGCGCTGCGCTACGGCGCGCAGGGCGAGCAGACGGTCATGCTCAAGCGCGTGGCCTCCGAGTTGGTGTGGGCCGCCAGTGCCAAGCCCAATCGCACCGATCGCGCCCGCGTCATCCAGGACCTGCCGCAGCTGCTGCAGCGCCTGCGCCAGGGCATGGCGCTGCTGGGCATCGTCGACGAGCCGCAGGAAGCGCACATCAAGATCATCGGCGCCACCTTGTCCGACGCCTTCATGTCGAAGACCGAGGCGATTCCGCAGGCCAAGATCGAAGCCATGGCCGAGCGGCTGACGCACCTGGAAGACTTCGTGACCGACGTCGGCGGTGCCTCCGACCTGCCGCTCGACGCCCACAGCATCGAGCTGCTGCTCGGCGTGGACGCGGCTTCGATCGAGGTCATTCCCGATGCCGCCGGCGCCAAGGTGGCCGAGGACATGCTCGCCTGGGCGCATGAGCTGCAGGTGGGCAACTGGTTCATGCTCGACCACAACGACCGGGTGAGCCAGGTGCAGTTCGTGTGGCGCAGCGACCGCAAGCAGCTGCACCTGTTCGCCTCGGCGGACGGACGCAGCTTCCTGATCCAGGCCGGGCGGCTGGCCATGTATCTGCAGGCCGGCCTGCTGGTGCCGGCCGAGGAAGAAACGCTCACCGTGCGCGCCACGCGCGAAGCGCTGGCCAAGCTGGACGCCAACCCGGAGCGCCTGCTGAACTAG